The DNA region TGgcaacctctctctctctctctctctctctctctctctgatagATAAGCTAGACCATACATATATTCACATGTTTGTAGTTTGCAGTAGAGATCTAAAGATACCAGGGGGCCACAGCCATGAGTTATTCTTGTCTGTCCTTTCTCGTTACAATCCTAACTCTGGGATGTGCCCACAGCTTCAGAAAAGTAAACTGCCATTTAAACTTCCATATGAGTTGCGAGACCCTAACTTATTGTTTCTTTTCTTAATTTGGACAGGTTGTTGCTGCACTGCTGCCTCAGCATGTTCCGTCCCTGCCTTCCCAGTATTCTTGGACGGCTGGATCTCAAACCAGGCTCTTGTTAATTCATTCATCCCACCGACACAGGTACTAAACTATCATCTCTTACTGATCTAAATCACATTTGAGTTGCTCAGTTGACTTGCTACACACTAGGCTGTTGATCCATGTCGATGCAGTAATCACTAGTCAGTACATATGAAACTCCTGATGTGCATGATATTCTACATGTTTAATTAGGTTTTTTTAGTTCATGGTAGTCCTTGATCTTTGGCTGCCTTGATTTCAGTCCCACTACATGAATGAACATTATCTAGAGCTAGCTGCAAGATTGCTTGCGATTTTCTTTTATGGTACACACATAGATCAGTAGGAGTACAACGTAGGATAAGATTACACTGCCCATCACTTGGCTTTCGAAGATTCCTTTGTCACAACTTAAGATTTGTTGCCGGGACCAATGATAGGCCTATATATGCTGCTTGCTAGCTATTGCAACTCCAATATGCATTCATTTCTGGGGTTTCCAAGCTTCTCCGCAAAAGAAGGGATTTTGAAATCACTGTCACAGTTTCCTGATAAGGATAAGCACTTGGATAGCATCTTTACACCCTGACGTTtactttttttgttttctttttaattggGAAAAAACAGCAACTTGTGTTTAGGTCGAGTTGCACCCAATACCAGTGTACCATACCACCTTGGTGAGAGTAGCCTAGCCATCCCTCATCGTGGAAGTTGTGTGCAACTGGCGAGTGTAACATCATTGGTGCTTCGGTCTTTCTCATATTGATCCCTAAATTTACCTGCTCGCTGAGTTAGAGAATCTAAAGTCTGTTGATGTGTTTCTCCATACGCTATGGATGTGCGATATCAGAGAACTAAATATATAACTTGGAAAGGATCTTTGCAACGTAATGGTCATCCACGTGCCACTCAAAAGCAAACCAGAAGCATCGGCTCATATATGCGGATAAGTTGACAGCGATCAGTTGGTCGTTGCTGCACTCATATGCTACATATTGGATAGAGCAGACATCTTTCTCGTGAAAGCTTAAATCATATGAagtttttatttcctttttgatTATTGATCGAAATCAGTTGCACGTGGCAAAGATATATGTAGCTATCTTgcgtatttttaaaatatccaGACACCCATGGAGATGACCATGTGCAAATGAGAAATAAGTAACTGTTGCTATTGCTGCAGGGAGGGAATCAAACGTGTGGATCCCAAATCAGGAGGACCAGCCACAGCCAGCGGCAGCATCAGCCAAATAATGTAAGCAACTATCTGTCACAGTATCACTCCCCTCCAAAGGCGGACAGGCTACCTGCCGTTAATCCTTTTCATCGGTGTCGTGATCCGCGCAGGTGATGCAGCCATGTACATATCTGCACTTGGCCAGCACCACAAACATCGAACTGGCTGGCTCACATGGACCACACCACGTTGCTCGCATATTTTGTTGCGGTATAGGTCGTATATGTAGATTGAGAGGGAGTAGACTGAGCGGATGTAAGAGTattaaagagaaaaatatttagtttgttgTATCTGTTTAAACTAGCTGAActgagtttttgtttggttgattgaataTAATATTGCATGAGCAGATGTAAAAATCGAGATTCAGATTGATACCcgtataaagatgattttataaTACTAACAAGTGAGACTATTTACATGAGTAGATGCAATAGTCTGCATCCACCCAACCAGACTACAGAAAGAAGTAAATCGAGTCAGATTGCGAATATTTGTATCCGCTAGACTATGAATGTATATTTGTATCCGTTAGATTAGACTAGAATAATACATACGAATAACTAAATACACTTCTCTAAAACTATACGTATTCACTGAATCGAAATCCATTCGTGCAATCAACCAATCACCTCCGAACAATTTTGGATGTATATACACCCATCAGCTGTTGGCCTCTAGAACCAGCCATGAGATACTCTGGTGTTAGCGTTGCAAGTTCCAGTCAGATCTATTTGCTTACCGATATACATCAGATTTGTGTGGGTGCAGTTTTCCTGCACTTTCTCGGTTGAAgtctttatcttttttttcaagTGGATTACAAGTTGTGAAGGGTAGTGGTAAGATAAGCGATTCCTTTTGTTGGGGGACGCTTCCCTTTGGTTGTTTTTCTGTGGCCAATATCAGTTGGAAAATATCTGTAAGCACATCTATGATTTGGACAGACTCTGAGTTGAAGTGGACTCGCATTAACCTAGGTTGTACCCAtgtttgcaaaaaaaagaaaaaaaagaaagaaaaacctttCCAGCGTACTTCCATATATGGTGCTGTCGTGTTGGTGATCGCAAGAAAAAGCACTATTTTCTTCTACGTACCAGCTGCAGATTGTGTCATATGCCCATACCGACTGTATTTTTGTATGCCCAACATCAAACTGACGTTTTGGAGCTAGATTTCTGGCTACAGGTAATACTAGTTGATTATATCGCTTATTATACCGTGGAAATGTcagcatagttttttttttttacatcgtAAACGTCAACATAGTTGATTATGCGGATCAACttctcacctctctctcttttcctaaaATAAAAGAAGTCATTTTGATTCAGGTGGGAAAATCTTTGTTGTAAACATGTAAATAGTAAATGTTATCCATCCGATCTCATTTGAAGATTACAGTTGATCCTATAATCTCACTAGTGAATAGATTATTTTACAATATTTTGTAAGTGTACGGGAGGTTTTTTACAAATTAACTCTTTCACTGATAGAATAGGGGATGAACCATAGTATTTAAATAAGGATCGACTGAATAATATTTGCTATTTGTATGTTGCacctatttatttatttgcgtCAAAGATTTTCCCTAGTTGCTTTCGTTGAGTATGGGGCTGGTAGTCTGATAGAACTTGATCCCTTTTGAAGGCCCGTTTTGAAACTACAAAATGGGCCCTGGTCTCTGGACCGTGGATCCACATGCTCAAGACGGTCGAATCTCAGCCCAACAAAACGAAACCTCGGGCCCTCAGCTCCGGCGAACCACATCCAGGAAACGAATCAGCAACGGCTGAGCCTGCCTGGCGCTGAACAACGAACGCCCCTCATCTAAACTTGCCGTCAGACTTGCCTCGTGACGAACGAAAAAAATCAGCGGGGATTCAGATGAGGCTCTGCTCGCCTAGTCTCCGGcaagcggcggccgcggccaccAACTCCCCCCTCGCGGCCACCCTCTGCAAGGTACACCACTCCCCGTCTCCCCCCACCTCCTCTCACCCGTTCTTCCACTTCGCTCCACTGACCTGTCCACAGAATTCTCCTAGCTCCCTCATCACCCATGGCAGGCTCAGCTTCAGCCACACGTCGCCGCAGACGCCAAACCACCGTGACAAACGAACAGGTTCGTCGCAGcttcatcctccgacacattTTCTGCAGAACCAGAGTCACAGCATGCGACAGTTTATTGTCACTTGGTAGAGCTGCAAGATCGAACAAATGAAGCGTCTTtgcttttttgtttggttaccGTGTGCTGTGTCTAACCAGGATGGGCGGTGCGTGTGCTTCCCCTGACGGAGGAGAACGTGGAGATGGTGCTGGACGAGGTGCGGCCGAGCTTGATGGCCGACGGCGGCAACGTGGCGCTGCACGAGATCGACGGCCTCGTCGTCGTGCTCAAGCTGCAGGGGGCCTGCGGCTCCTGCCCCAGCTCCACCATGACGCTCAAGATGGGCATCGAGACGCGCCTCCGCGACAAGATCCCCGAGATCCTTGAAGTCGAACAGATCGTTGATGCCGAGACAGGGCTCGAGCTCAACACCGACAACGTCGACAAGGTCAGTCAGATGCTTACTGGCCATTGTTCAGTGCGCATGCTATTGACTGTAGCCATTTCATCAGCCTGCAAAATTCTTGTTCCAGTTTGGATAGTTCAAGAAAACTGTGCTCTGCAGCAGATGATTCTGAGGATTGTTTGATGTTGTAGGTACTGGATGAGATCAGACCATACCTATCGGGCACCGGAGGTGGAAGCCTCGAGCTTGTTAAGATCGATGAGTATGTCGTCAAAATTCGAATCACTGGACCTGCAGCTGGTGTAATGACAGTACGT from Phragmites australis chromosome 8, lpPhrAust1.1, whole genome shotgun sequence includes:
- the LOC133927295 gene encoding uncharacterized protein LOC133927295 isoform X1, with the protein product MFVVCSRDLKIPGGHSHELFLSVLSRYNPNSGMCPQLQKSCCCTAASACSVPAFPVFLDGWISNQALVNSFIPPTQGGNQTCGSQIRRTSHSQRQHQPNNVSNYLSQYHSPPKADRLPAVNPFHRCRDPRR
- the LOC133927297 gene encoding nifU-like protein 3, chloroplastic, translated to MRLCSPSLRQAAAAATNSPLAATLCKNSPSSLITHGRLSFSHTSPQTPNHRDKRTGWAVRVLPLTEENVEMVLDEVRPSLMADGGNVALHEIDGLVVVLKLQGACGSCPSSTMTLKMGIETRLRDKIPEILEVEQIVDAETGLELNTDNVDKVLDEIRPYLSGTGGGSLELVKIDEYVVKIRITGPAAGVMTVRVAVTQKLREKIPSILAVQLTE
- the LOC133927295 gene encoding uncharacterized protein LOC133927295 isoform X2; its protein translation is MSYSCLSFLVTILTLGCAHSFRKVVAALLPQHVPSLPSQYSWTAGSQTRLLLIHSSHRHREGIKRVDPKSGGPATASGSISQIM